Proteins encoded in a region of the Pseudomonas denitrificans (nom. rej.) genome:
- a CDS encoding peptidylprolyl isomerase, producing the protein MDMIAVENLPDAPIPVIRVGDTELTEADIAKETPFHPASSLADAQLSAVRALVVRELLSQRAAMLGLTANIEDDDQAVAALLERELNVPEPDETSCRRYFDTHRERFSEPTRLRVRHILLPAAPEDAKARDAHYRLGEKLLKELGEHPERFTDLAQRHSACPSKDEGGELGWLTSGQTVAELDQAIQRLPVGLHDRPLASRYGWHVVSIDERQERKPLPYAQVANHVHHSLREESTRHALRQYLLALEKEIGVRGFSLDEDPIEGSGNRRSDIGL; encoded by the coding sequence ATGGACATGATTGCCGTCGAGAACCTCCCCGATGCACCGATCCCGGTGATCCGCGTCGGCGACACCGAACTGACCGAGGCCGACATCGCCAAGGAGACGCCCTTCCACCCGGCCTCCTCGCTGGCCGATGCGCAGCTCAGCGCCGTGCGCGCACTGGTCGTGCGCGAGCTGCTGTCGCAGCGCGCCGCCATGCTCGGGCTGACAGCGAACATCGAGGATGATGACCAGGCCGTCGCGGCCCTGCTGGAACGCGAGCTGAACGTCCCGGAGCCGGACGAAACCAGCTGCCGGCGCTACTTCGACACCCACCGCGAGCGCTTCTCCGAACCGACCCGCCTGCGCGTGCGGCACATCCTGCTACCCGCCGCACCGGAAGACGCCAAGGCCCGCGACGCGCACTACCGGCTGGGCGAGAAGCTGCTGAAGGAGCTGGGCGAGCACCCGGAGCGCTTCACCGACCTGGCCCAGCGGCATTCCGCCTGCCCGTCGAAGGACGAAGGCGGCGAACTGGGCTGGCTGACCTCCGGGCAGACCGTCGCCGAGCTGGACCAGGCCATCCAGCGCCTGCCGGTAGGCCTGCACGACCGGCCACTGGCGTCACGCTATGGCTGGCACGTGGTGAGCATCGACGAGCGCCAGGAACGCAAGCCGCTGCCCTATGCCCAGGTAGCCAACCACGTACACCACAGCCTGCGCGAGGAATCCACCCGCCACGCCCTGCGCCAGTACCTGCTGGCGCTGGAGAAGGAAATCGGTGTCCGCGGCTTCAGCCTGGATGAAGACCCCATCGAAGGCTCCGGCAACCGGCGCAGCGATATCGGGCTCTGA
- the narJ gene encoding nitrate reductase molybdenum cofactor assembly chaperone translates to MGNYEAIPKPHDGPIVGLLSLRVLARLLDYPTAELQAACAEAVEILDGEDRLPLKLRAELAQWCAELAAGDLLDLEEAYVELFDRGRATSLLLFEHVHGESRDRGQAMVNLLAEYEAAGFQLDARELPDYLPLFLEYLSTRSHEEIGQWLGDIQHILALLTARLEERDTRYALVPRALLALIGATEAIDEQRPVAAGEAPDNTPQALDAVWEEEAVRFHAETDKDCSLQSAEGRRLAERKYEALPQVVQIMPSERP, encoded by the coding sequence ATGGGTAACTACGAAGCCATTCCCAAACCTCACGACGGCCCCATCGTCGGCCTGCTCAGCCTGCGCGTGCTGGCGCGCCTGCTCGACTACCCCACCGCCGAGCTGCAGGCGGCCTGCGCCGAAGCCGTGGAGATTCTCGACGGCGAGGACCGCCTGCCACTGAAGCTGCGCGCGGAGCTGGCGCAGTGGTGCGCTGAACTGGCCGCCGGCGACCTGCTCGATCTCGAGGAAGCCTACGTCGAGCTGTTCGACCGTGGCCGTGCCACCTCGCTGCTGCTGTTCGAGCACGTGCACGGCGAATCCCGCGACCGCGGCCAGGCCATGGTCAACCTGCTGGCCGAGTACGAGGCCGCCGGCTTCCAGCTCGACGCCCGCGAGCTGCCGGACTACCTGCCGCTGTTCCTGGAGTACCTGTCGACCCGCAGCCATGAGGAGATCGGCCAGTGGCTGGGCGACATCCAGCACATCCTCGCCCTGCTCACCGCGCGTCTTGAGGAGCGCGACACCCGCTACGCGCTGGTGCCGCGCGCCCTGCTCGCGCTGATCGGCGCCACCGAGGCCATCGACGAGCAGCGCCCGGTGGCCGCCGGCGAAGCACCGGACAACACGCCCCAGGCGCTGGACGCGGTGTGGGAGGAAGAAGCCGTGCGCTTCCACGCCGAAACCGACAAGGACTGCAGCCTGCAGTCAGCCGAAGGACGACGCCTGGCCGAGCGCAAGTACGAAGCGCTGCCCCAGGTCGTGCAGATCATGCCGTCAGAGCGCCCCTGA
- the narI gene encoding respiratory nitrate reductase subunit gamma: protein MFEQYLLQFIYGIYPYLAGTVFLLGSLMRYDYGQYTWKTGSSQMLSSKHMRLASNLFHIGILAIFGGHLVGLLTPHWVYAPFLSAGHKQLMAIIFGGIAGVLCVIGGAMLLWRRLTNPRVRASSSVMDNLIIALLLLQACLGLTTIFESMDHLDGGMMLALANWAQAIVFFRGGAADFVMEAPLIFKLHIFIGLTIILLFPFTRLVHVWSIPLGYFGRNYQIVRRRG, encoded by the coding sequence ATGTTCGAGCAATACCTGCTCCAATTCATCTACGGCATCTACCCCTACCTCGCCGGCACGGTGTTCCTGCTCGGCAGCCTGATGCGCTACGACTACGGCCAGTACACCTGGAAGACCGGCTCCAGCCAGATGCTTTCGTCGAAGCACATGCGCCTGGCGAGCAATCTGTTCCACATCGGCATCCTGGCGATCTTCGGCGGCCACCTGGTCGGCCTGCTGACGCCGCACTGGGTCTACGCGCCGTTCCTCTCGGCCGGGCACAAGCAGCTGATGGCGATCATCTTCGGCGGCATCGCCGGGGTGCTCTGCGTGATCGGCGGCGCCATGCTGCTCTGGCGGCGGCTGACCAACCCGCGCGTGCGCGCTTCCTCCAGCGTGATGGACAACCTGATCATCGCCCTGCTCCTGCTGCAGGCCTGCCTGGGCCTGACCACCATCTTCGAATCCATGGACCACCTGGACGGCGGCATGATGCTGGCGCTGGCCAACTGGGCGCAGGCCATCGTGTTCTTCCGCGGCGGCGCCGCCGACTTCGTGATGGAAGCGCCGCTGATCTTCAAGCTGCACATCTTCATCGGCCTGACCATCATCCTGCTGTTCCCCTTCACCCGCCTGGTGCACGTGTGGAGCATTCCGCTGGGCTACTTCGGCCGTAACTACCAGATCGTCCGCCGTCGCGGCTAA